From a region of the Vulpes vulpes isolate BD-2025 unplaced genomic scaffold, VulVul3 u000000697, whole genome shotgun sequence genome:
- the BLOC1S1 gene encoding biogenesis of lysosome-related organelles complex 1 subunit 1: protein MLSRLLREHQAKQSERKELQEKRRREAIAAATCLTEALVDHLNVGVAQAYMNQRKLDHEVKTLQVQAAQFAKQTGQWIGMVENFNQALKEIGDVENWARSIELDMRTIATALEYVYKGQLQSAPS, encoded by the exons ATGCTGTCGCGCCTGCTGAGGGAGCACCAGGCCAAGCAGAGCGAACGCAAGGAGCTGCAGG AGAAGAGGAGGCGGGAGGCCATCGCCGCAGCGACCTGCCTCACGGAAGCGCTGGTGGATCACCTCAATGTGGG TGTGGCCCAGGCCTACATGAACCAGAGAAAGCTGGACCATGAGGTGAAGACCCTACAGGTCCAGGCCGCCCAGTTTGCCAAGCAGACAGGCCAGTGGATCGGGATGGTGGAGAACTTCAATCAGGCACTCAAG gaAATCGGGGATGTGGAGAACTGGGCTCGGAGCATCGAGCTGGACATGCGCACCATTGCCACCGCACTGGAATATGTGTACAAAGGGCAGCTACAGTCCGCCCCCTCCTag
- the RDH5 gene encoding retinol dehydrogenase 5 yields the protein MWLPLLLGVLLWAVLWWLRDQQSLPASDAFVFITGCDSGFGRLLALRLDQRGFRVLASCLTPAGAEDLQRVASSRLHTTLLDVTEPQSVQRAAKWVETHVGEAGLFGLVNNAGVAGIIGPTPWLTQDDFHRVLNVNTLGPIRVTLALLPLLQQARGRVVNISSVLGRLAASGGGYCVSKFGLEAFSDSLRRDVAHFGVRVSIVEPGFFRTPVTNLEHLENTLQECWARLPPSTQAHYGEAFLPKYLQVQQHIMSLICDPDLTKVSRCLEHALTARYPRTRYSPGWDAKLLWLPASYLPASLVDAVLTWVLPKPAQAVY from the exons ATGTGGCTGCCTCTGCTGCTGGGAGTCTTGCTCTGGGCAGTGCTGTGGTGGCTCAGGGACCAGCAGAGCCTGCCTGCCAGCGATGCTTTCGTCTTCATCACCGGCTGTGACTCAGGCTTCGGGCGGCTTCTGGCACTGAGACTGGACCAGAGAGGCTTCCGAGTCCTGGCCAGCTGCCTGACCCCCGCAGGGGCAGAGGACCTACAGCGGGTGGCCTCCTCCCGCCTCCACACCACCCTGCTTGATGTCACTGAGCCCCAAAGTGTCCAGCGGGCAGCCAAGTGGGTGGAAACACATGTCGGGGAAGCAG GGCTTTTTGGTCTGGTGAATAACGCTGGTGTGGCAGGGATCATTGGGCCCACCCCGTGGCTCACACAGGATGATTTCCATCGGGTGCTTAATGTGAATACGCTGGGTCCCATCAGGGTCACCCTTGCCCTGCTGCCCCTCCTACAGCAGGCCCGGGGCCGAGTGGTCAACATCAGCAGTGTCCTGGGCCGCCTGGCAGCCAGTGGTGGTGGCTACTGTGTCTCCAAGTTTGGCCTGGAGGCCTTCTCTGATAGCCTCAG GCGGGATGTGGCTCATTTTGGGGTCCGAGTCTCCATCGTGGAGCCCGGCTTCTTCCGAACCCCTGTGACAAACCTGGAGCATTTGGAGAACACACTGCAGGAGTGCTGGGCACGGCTACCTCCCAGCACACAGGCCCACTATGGGGAGGCCTTTCTCCCCAAGT ACTTGCAAGTGCAGCAGCACATCATGAGCCTGATCTGTGACCCAGACCTGACCAAGGTGAGCAGGTGCCTGGAACATGCCCTGACTGCTCGTTACCCCAGAACCCGGTACAGCCCAGGCTGGGATGCCAAGCTGCTCTGGCTGCCAGCCTCCTACCTGCCAGCCAGCCTGGTGGATGCTGTGCTCACCTGGGTCCTTCCCAAGCCTGCCCAGGCAGTCTACTGA
- the CD63 gene encoding CD63 antigen: MAVEGGMKCVKFLLYVLLLAFCACAVGLIAVGVGAQLVLSQTIVQGATPGSLLPVVIIAVGAFLFLVAFVGCCGACKENYCLMITFAIFLSLIMLVEVAAAIAGYVFRDKVMSEFNKDFREQMKNYQKNNHTASILDRMQEDFKCCGAANYTDWQTVSLMPKGQVPDSCCINVTKDCGISFNVKNIYSEGCVEKIGGWLRSNVLVVAAAALGIAFVEVLGIVFACCLVKSIRSGYEVM; encoded by the exons ATGGCGGTGGAAGGAGGAATGAAGTGTGTCAAGTTCCTGCTCTACGTCCTGCTGCTGGCCTTCTGT GCCTGTGCGGTGGGGCTCATCGCCGTGGGTGTAGGGGCCCAGCTGGTCCTGAGTCAGACCATTGTCCAGGGGGCCACTCCTGGCTCCCTGTTGCCCGTGGTCATCATCGCAGTGGGCGCCTTCCTCTTCCTGGTGGCCTTTGTGGGCTGCTGTGGGGCCTGCAAGGAGAACTACTGTCTTATGATCACG TTTGCCATCTTCCTGTCTCTCATCATGCTGGTGGAGGTGGCCGCAGCCATCGCTGGCTATGTGTTTAGAGACAAG GTGATGTCAGAGTTTAATAAGGACTTCCGGGAGCAGATGAAGAATTATCAGAAAAACAACCACACGGCTTCGATCCTGGACAGGATGCAGGAGGAT TTTAAGTGCTGCGGGGCCGCTAACTACACAGACTGGCAGACCGTCTCTCTCATGCCCAAGGGCCAGGTCCCTGACTCCTGCTGCATCAATGTCACGAAGGACTGTGGGATTTCTTTCAACGTGAAGAATATCTACTCTGAG GGCTGCGTGGAGAAGATTGGGGGCTGGCTGAGAAGCAATGTGCTGGTGGTGGCTGCAGCAGCCCTGGGCATTGCCTTCGTGGAG GTACTGGGAATTGTCTTCGCCTGCTGCCTCGTGAAGAGTATCCGAAGCGGCTATGAAGTCATGTAG